The genomic interval aAGAGACTATTTTTTTGCAATAAGTTGAAGTTGAAAAGtccattaaaatttataaataagtaGTGCATTACAAATGAGtgaaaagttataaaaaataaaaataaagaaaacacaTGTCAAGAAGAGATGAGACTCACACCAAGCAATGTTCTCTAAAATCTTCAAGGAGAGGGTGAGTAAGAAAAAGTAGTGTTTGTGTTCAGTGTTTTGTTTTCaactttttgattttatatttgatgGAAGTGTGAGAGAGAAATAGCTTTAATCTAGACCGTTGAATATaatttatcaacggttgtgaATGTTGCAATTATGATATTTGTTGATTTGgtttggaccaatcaaattatTCTATTAAAGATTCAATTTTGTCCTTTCAATATAGTCCATCAATAGTTGTGAATGGTGCATTACAAATCCTTGTGATTTAGTTTAGACCAATCAAATTGttctattaaaaatacaatcttgtcattatatatgaatttttttttttactattttgtgTTTACATGTGTTTGGTTAaaacttttcattttataaGACAAATCAATACTACTAGtactaatattaataaagatgttttaagaacaataataaatatatttaataatttaaattataaaatacatttagaaacgcatcatttttttaattttttatcattaagGAGTATACAGTTCAAAATATAGAGTTCTTTAAAATAACTTTCCTATAAAATAATGAATCAATACTTCTtttttaatgtcattttttttgtttccgGCATCCCCCacttatttgaatttatgtttttatactGATGCCAAATTGCTCTAATTTTAACTAACTACTCAACATAACAAGTATTCTTCGAAAAACTTTCTATTGATTTCTAAACATTAATgctttattttgaaacaaaacttaaattttaaagcCACCATGGATTTAACTAACAGTTGTATATGAATTAGGTTATTTCAGGATATTATCGTAAAGAATGAAGTAACACTTAAATCAAGAAATTTCCAGTGGCTTGAAGAGGCAATATTAATTCATAATCATGATCTTCATTTCTAAGCTTCTTTACCTTGTATTCACACTGGAATTTAAAAGGAGTGTTAGGATAATATGGAATGCAAGTATGAAAAAGCTATGACTCAATCAAGCTATaagtaataaaaattgataatcaCGTCAACACAAGAAAGAAAATTGACCAcataaaaatagtataataaaacaaaaagaaatagagCCTTTTATAACCACTGCCACCTTAAAAAAAACAACCCCCAACATAACCTGCATTATTTTGTGACATGCAAAAATTATGTCCTGCTATTCATGCTAGACCAAAAACTTAAGTTTCAAACTGAGTCAATTCACAGACCATTTGATTGACTGAACGAACTAACTTTTAATAGCATGCacaatgttaatccaacaaaAGATTAAGGATTCAAAATTAGTACCTTCCAAGTTCTAATTTTCAAAACAGTAACATGAAAAACGGTGTATGGTACTACATGACAGTAAAACAAAATGAACACAAAAATTTAGCATCAACTAGCAATGTGTCTATACCTCATCTTCAATAGAATTTTTTCGATCTTGCTTAGCAAATCTGGCTGGCATTCCCATTCTTCAAAAGGAtgtataaaaatttgaaagtggaaaacaatttaaattactccaaaatcaaaatttgaaagtGGATTTCTTAGGAATTGCTAGGAAGTCAGCCATCCAGTTAAATTactccaaaataaaaatagttcaataattttaatagcAGCAACCTTGACaattaaatcaaacaatatCAAATACTCAAGAGCCAAGTGAACACATAAAGATAATAAGaaagatttaataaaaatgataaattttaattctaataGGTGTCATCTGCTATGGGTTGGTCACTTGTTTATAATCTGGTAAATGTTCCTAGTGATATCGAGAAGAAAATTGACCTCTCAGATTTCTAGATTGAACTGCAGAATTCATGAAATTCCAAAGATAGAAGCTTCTGAAAGTGGAATCGTCAAATATCAAACTGCAGAGATATTCTAGTTGATTGATCATACATGCGAATCAGCCACTGTGTATCGGATTTCATAGCGTTTGCTCAAAATCCCGCTACGTAATAGCGCAATAGCGGCGCTATACCGGTAATTTAACAACACTGAGATAATAAGAAACAACTAACAATTATGACAACAAAGAACTATAAATCAACAAATTAATCAAACATAAACAAATAACAGTACCTACACAAACATAACTAACAATATCACTAAAAGGGAAAACACACGTTCTTAATCCTACATTATTGCCATGtcaaattttcaaatcaaaTATGTTAAATTCAGAACAAGTCAAACTAGATATAAATTATTGTTCCcctatttgaataaaaattgaagttCCTCATATCTTTCAATCCACCTCAAATCCACACACTCTTCAATCTAATAAGACTCTTTGGTGTTGCCTATACTACAAAAAAAATGGATTCTTATATACCCCCAGCTTCCTTTTCTCATATACTCATTCATGATATAAACTTAAAACAATAACTCACAAAACCGTAAAATAATTTGAGGACTCAAAGAATCAACAATGTGCACCCTAAGAAATATCCACATTTTGCAATTTGCTGCCAATTCTACAGATTTTATCCGAAtgtaaatttttaagaaaaaaggtGAAGTTTGCTGAAAAAATATAGTTGCATCTAAATCAcagtaaaagaaaaatttacgAATTGTATTACTTTGTAGAagtatttctaaaataattgtGATCTATGgcaaaaaaattatcatgtaTTACTTTACGGAATTATTTTCTAATAGTGTATACGGGtctttattatttgatttatgtgctataaattactttttatacaTATACAAAAACCAACTTTATTATGTTGCGTTGGACCGTTGGTGCATGTTAACTTTGTTTTTTACTCATTGCTATTTGTTACAGTTAGTTTCTCTTAACATTCttaatttgttgttattttagaGTTTTAGCTACTATCAATCtatcatttcaaaaaattatattaagaaaCCCCTACAACACAAAGtataatatcttttaattatttttctcatgttAATTGCTCATAGAAGAATacataaatgtattattatatttgaacaATTGGATTTTGGTTAACCATACATACAAAATGGGttgttattatttgttaatgATACATGTTGTCAGGTAACATATTTGAggaatcaaattaaccaaaaaaCAAAGTTATCTTCCCTTGTTTGATGTTCTTTAGTACTATTTTCTTtacaaacacataaaaaaaagaagaaaaagaaacgtTGGTTGTACTCTTTTCTCAATAGGTGATGATGAGATATCATCATAGTGAGTTAGTTATTTTAAGCAAATAAAAGTTTGTTATAGTTGCATTTGCTTTAGTTGAAAATTGGTTAGTAGAATCAATATGTATATAAACCTTGCACAATGTAATCCTTAAGTAAGTTTTCGATTGAAATGAGAGTGAGAATCTAGAAACTCAATTTATCTTCTTTGCATCTTGTGTCAttaaaattaggattttttattgtttcagAAAAGGAAGAAATGGGAATTCTGGATTGTCATATGGTTGTCTAGATCTCAAACACAACAGCTAGACAAACTCGCCTTGATAGAGTATAATGTGTTTGTTGAGTAATGTTATTGTTCTATTTTTAGATGTTTTGATAAGTTATAGTTTTtatcagtttttattttaaagtattaattTTAACGACAATTCTTAAATGTAATTTCAATTGATTCAATGATTAGAAGATCAAATTTAACAgtgtttttaaattataaacaaaatacaatgtATGTTTCACAAATATACATTGAAGGttgatataaacttttttttatcgtCGTCGATCTACACctatatttacttatttttgtttGGTAATTAGGTGAGTTTATTAATATACTCTTTCTAATTAATTAGCTTATTGATATTCTCTCTTTAATTAGTAAAAGCTCAAAATGTGAATGAGAATAACTTAAATGTGACCTGAttgtgttttaatatttttcaaaaattttgaatacaaattcttgttaaatttatgtgtttttattttgatgacTATTAACAGTTTTCAATAGCTATTTCAGTTGTGTCTATGTCCAAAGAAGAATTGTTTAGATTGCTATAACACCTAAGCAACATGACcacaaaatcttaattcatgTTGCAGCTCAAATTGTTAGAGCCTTAAGGCATTCACGATAAAATTACTTTACACATTTGTCCCATCTTGTTTTGTAAGCGTCTATTTCAACCCCATAAATTCAAGTATATTGAATAGTTATTTTAAGTATACGAACTTTGTTTGAGCTCATTTTATGGAATGCTTCTTGAGCCTATCAAATTCGATAAAAATTACTTAGAACTCTAAGTTCGATTTATAAAGTGCTTAGAGGCTCACGGACACAATGTTGATGTTGAAAAACGTGGATTAAGGTTTTAAATAAGATGAACAACAATAATCATCTTATGTGATTGACATATTGGATTGCgttgaatttattaaataataatcacattgcttttatctttctttaatttcatattacaTTGATTCTTTTTGTTAAGTATCAAAACTGATTTATAGCAATTTTGTTTTATAGCTTAATTGGTATTCTTTTGTTTAGattttttgttagttaattCTTGTTACAGACCCAATAATTGTTTCAACAGTTTAAATCACACAcgttaaattagaatttttttaaagtcaagTTGCCTTTTTCCATAGAACTTGTCTTGATGGATGGATCTGTAACCATTTCACTtctatttttagtatttttcaatatatgttttgtttccttgaaattttttaaacagcCCAAGGCTGGAACTAAGTACAATTTGGAACTAAAATAAAAGCATTTAGATTGTTATTTTCACCGTTGAATTAATATCTTATTTGtcaaatcaaatttatatcattttcctTCGTAAGTTAATATACGTAAAAAAACTGTGCACTAATATTGAATTTGGTTTAAAGTTGTCCATTGAATTTTCCACATGTGACTCTATTAATGACCCTCTTCTCTCATTTGTTTGCCTATATATactttaatttgaatttaatacAGTAAGTCTCATTATAGTAAAtctcttatataaattaatggattcaattaaatttttcacAAATCTAAAATAGGGAATATTcctatcaataataatattaataataacataatttttatttgctATGAATTGATTGCAGCTATGTTAAATACTCTTCTAGGATGATGATTTTACCATAAATACATTTAATACAAAGTCAATTCAAGAACAAATCATCGTCCTATATTTGAACTTTAAGTTTCCACATTTAATACAAAATCGCTTAATTTTAGGAGACTAGCTTTTCCTTTAAGCCGCTTACTATAGCATTTCTCAATTATAGGTCTTTCAATTTAACCCTAATAACACAAGTACAATTAAACATGGTTATATTACTTAGTTTAGATTGATTCTTATACAttggatataataaaaaaagcggtgaaaaaattattattatcacaaattttattaaatttgatatattagaTTGTTCTAACAAACGATttacaacaaacaaaaaatcctttaaattaatcaaaagaTCAAAACTCGTCTTCACTCCATCCCGCAAActttttttcacaatttttatcTCCCTATGAACTCCTTTTCCCAATTTTCATCTCCCTTAGCGACAATAACGAGTTGGTCGGCAACAACGTTTTCTACTTCCGCGTCAGTGATGAGTTTCTTTTTTCCCATTCCATCTATCTAGAAACGTTGTCGTTCGCTGATAAGTGTCAAAGTCATTTTTTTACCGTCAAGAAATGTTATCCTTCGTCGAACAAGTGTTTGTTCCTTTCTTTTCTGTTTCTATTTGTCTCTTTCCNNNNNNNNNNGTGTTCTTTTTCAATTGAACAGAAGATGAAACTTCACAGTCAGAACATGTGAGTAAATTTCTTCTCCTAGAACCATAGTTGAGAGTTTCCCGACTCATACGAATCAACGGTCAATTCTTTTGATCTTTTTTCTCTGGAGTTAACAATAACAAAAGAGATTAATTACATGAGTTTCAAACTTgaatttggattaaaattttagggCTTGTTTGATTCACATCTCAAAAGCTctaatttagtattttaaaatttaaaaactaaagaacttgtttggattacttgtttttaaaaactgttttgtaaaactatttttaatattatactttttaaaactaaaaaaacaaaacagataaatgatgttttacttttcatttttcagttttttttaactctctagtcaaaaatagttttaaaaattagagttgttaaacatatttttttaaaatttctttttaaaaacagttttctaaaatttatttataaaataatttttaaaaactaaaaagtaaaacacaatcaaacaagCCCTTAATCCTTTGTTTTAAGTTTTATCTTTTCTCCTACACTAAGAAGAATGAAATCTAAGTAAAGAAGAAcaattttgcatcaaatttagtatttttctcaaaaagttTTTTCCTTTTTCCGGTAATTTTCCGgtcattcttttttcttatgtagaattttgattttagatCATTTACCAAACAGGTTTGGTTTCTCGATGTTTTAAACTTgatttttaatttctcaaatatGACTATTAGATGGAGATGAAAATCAGTAAAATGATTATCAAATTCTAGTAAGTAACACTTCGTGCTTCTTTCATTCGTGTTACTTATATATTGGGTTTGGAGTAATTCTTATAAAGATGTGTTGAAACCAATGGAATGCATAATTAGAAAGTAGTTTTAGTTGCTTTTAAAACTCTAACCTCCAATGGAATGCATAATAAGAAATAGAACCGgattatttagtttattttgttcatctaaaattaataaataaatattagtgaGGAAATCTAAGTCTAATGTAGTGAAAGTATAGCATTGGCACTCTAACCTCCAGAACTAATTGGTCTTAGTATTCCTTCTTGCCCTTCTTCCAAATTCAACACACTTCTATCGTCATTACAAGTCATGGACATTACACATAGAGTTATGAATTTCACAAGTCTATTAATTATTGACTTCAGTCTACATATTGAAGGagctaaaaaaatttaaagttaaaaaaactctaaaattaaaaaatccctaaaattttgtgggcttagtTGGGTCAATGGgcccactttttcaaaaaaaacccctaaaatgtttttgattttttcaagaaaaataaatttaaaaaatttttttaaaaaaaaatctcaaaattaacaaaatattagacctacaaaaaataataaaataatagatcagaactttaaaaaattattttaatagaggACCTAATATTAAAGgcttactaaaaaaaattaaaggagtttTGAGGTTTAAGACTTTATTGACAGCTCTAATTACACGGCATCGCAAATGTGAACTTAGCCAATATCGCTGTCAATAAAACTCAGCCAAGAATGACATGAGTTGGTGGATCCATTACTTGGATTTGAAAAAGACAATAGTGTGAGGAGAATGACAACATCAGTGGTTTAATTGGTATTTAATGGATGAGGTGCTGGAGATACTGAGAGCAATAAAAAGCAATGAACTCGATACGAAGGAAGCAAAAGAAGTTGATGTTGTTATTAACACATACGAACTTGTACTTTTGAAGGGTCCTTATCCAACTTCACCAGATTTTGTTGCTGACAAATGGGCTAGCGGTTCTTCTAGACCAGATTTGTGTATTTGAATGACATGAAGACTAACTAAAAGTATTTTCGATCGATTTCAAGCCTAATTTTGTTCATGTGACACTATGCTAGCGGTTTTGTTCTCTATgtcattcaacaacaaataaaattatttcagcTTCAAATATTCGTCCTATATGTAGCATGGTTTTATCTATTCCATTATTTCTTACCTAAAAAAATGGAAATTCAccaattattatcaataaatacaatttaatcatttaattattactcTCTCGATCACTATTATaagctaaaaaaaaaaaaaaactacttgtGTGTTGTATTAAGAAATATAGTTAAGTacaattaactttttatattttatgtaaaacacaagttaaattgtccatttttaatgtcaaataAATTGTCCCTTTTCAATGTCAAATATTTAACTatcaacattaaatattttgaattaaataaatcgTGTATTAGAAGTAATAGCATTAAATGAATCAAAAGTAGCTAACTTTTACttataaatatgacaaaaatttaaaacatttttttttcttataatattgACTAAGAAGAATAttaattttggataaaatattatttgtttaattcattaaatgtgtttatttgaattcattcttTTCCTATATGTAACCCTCAATTAAAACTTCCACAAGAATTAGGTAATGCGtctattaataattataatcaaTTGTTAATGcaataatgaaatttttttatacaaatgacattttttttttctttctaatttataattacaggtataaataaagtaaaaacatTTCAGCCGTCCACTATcaacaaaatttcaattttccCGGTCAAAGAAAATTAAACCCTGTAACGCATTCTTATGATAGTTATTGTAACGCATTCTTATGAAAATCAATACACACTTTTAGAAGGCTCTGCATTTTACTGGTTAATTGtagtactcatatatatattttgtgatGCTTACAAAATAGCCATATTTTCTACTTACTTTAAGGGTTAatgcttttaaaatatttttatttgcattATCTCTACTATTTTTCTTGATACGTTCATTATCTATTTTTGCCACCTAATAAAGGAATCAAATTgtaatagacaaaaaaaaaaataatcaaatttcaaTCAAGACAATATAGAAAAGAGTACAAAAATTGCAAtctaaagaagaaaaagaattaaACAATTTAGTGTTTTGTTGAAGAACGAGTTATTTGGAGAAATAATCTTTTATAGGGatcaaatcattttattttaaaatagtactCTCCTAAtagatttatataataatttgtaGATTCTATTTcgaatttagaaaaaaaaaattctataaatatactattatatttgctaatttaataaaattaattattaaaacacaTTCATTCCTTCCTCCCTTCTATCTTTTTTCATTCATTCGCATCTCAAATCGGATCAAACCCTAGCGGAACCGTAAAAgcttctttctttctctctatattttcaatttcatttgtaGAACTCTTGAGTCTGTGTTGCATATTAAGACTATTTTGGCCTTCGTTATGTTAATGCTCACGGTTCCTATTTCTGAATTTTGATGTTAGCTTAGCATATCTGATTTTGGTATCtgaattttgatgaattttgatGCTCACGGTTCCTATTTCTAAAAccttctttctttctctctatattttcaatttcattcacGTAGAACTCTACTTGCGGCGGCTTCACGAATCATGATCTTGGTTTTGAAATCTGAGCCTGTGTTACGTGATTTTTAAACCCTAGCGGAACGCAATCTTTTGAAATATTGTGGTTCGTATTAGGTTAGGATGATTAGGAACATATCTTGTTTCATCATGAAATTAAATTGTTTGAATTCAAATCCTAGCggtataattattaatttatttttacaattttttctttGTTCTCTGAATAGCGATAATGAAGATCAAACATAAAGACTTGGATATTCATCCCAAAAGTAAGTAAGACTTGGATTTCATTTGCTTCTGTGAAAAGTTTACATTAATTTGTTTATCATGATTTTACAGCACCTTCTCTTACTCTATTGCTTCTGTTCTCTATGTATTCTCATTCTTATGTTCTTATAGAGTCTGTCAAGtcaaagaatttcaagaaacaTCGAAAGCAAGGGATTGCAGTCCAAACAACACTAAACAAGTTGACAAACAAAACACCACTTGAACCTGAACCATCATCTCCGATTAAGAACTCGCCTAAAGATGATTTTGGTGATCTCTTTCTTGTGTTCGGCGACAATGATCCTCCGATATCAAAACATGGTAAGCTGACTTGATTTTCTCTTCACCATTTGATGTAATACTAGACAAGATATTTTGTAGAAATTCACTTTCCCTTatgtaatattttatctatGGAGTTTGGATTTCATTTgcttatgtcaaaattaaattcatttatcttttatagaGGCAGATGGAAAGGAAGGGATTACAGTTCAAAAAACACCAAACAGGTTAACAAACAAAGCACCACTTGAACCTGAACCGTCATCCCCGAAAAAGTATTCTTCTCAAGATGATTTTGGTGATCACTTTGATCCTTCGAAATCAAAGCATGGTACGCCGACTTGACTTTCTCTTCACCATTTGATGTAATACTAGACAAGATATTTTGTAGAAATTCACTTTCCCTTatgtaatattttatctatGGAGTTTGGATTTCATTTgcttatgtcaaaattaaattcatttatcttttatagaGGCAGATGGAAAGGAAGGGATTACAGTTCAAAAAACACCAAACAGGTTAACAAACAAAGCACCACTTGAACCTGAACCGTCATCCCCGAAAAAGTATTCTTCTCAAGATGATTTTGGTGATCACTTTGATCCTTCGAAATCAAAGCATGGTACGCCGACTTGACTTTCTCTTCACCATTTGATGTAATACTAGACAAGATATTTTGTAGAAATTCACTTTCCCTTATGTAATATTTTATCTACGGAGTTTGGATTTTATTTGCTTATGTCAAAATTAACATTCATTTATCGCCTATTGTGGCAGATGGAGTTACAGTTCAACCTGAAGATGATGAGGACAGGTATTCCGAGTTTGATGAAGACAACGACAAAAGCCTGATTGGGAAGACTTCCCTTTTTTTAATATTCGGATATTACCTCTTCATCATAAAGTGAGGATTCCTGATTTCTCGCCTCCTGATTTGTCACCTGATTTGTCACCTTCTGATTTGTCACCTTCTGATTTGTCACCTCCTACCAAAAAGTATATACCTGAAGGTTATAAAAAAGGGGATCGCATCTTCTGCTTACATGATCATAATGAGTGTGTTGCTGAACAGTTGGGATACCGCGATGG from Cicer arietinum cultivar CDC Frontier isolate Library 1 chromosome 5, Cicar.CDCFrontier_v2.0, whole genome shotgun sequence carries:
- the LOC101505676 gene encoding uncharacterized protein → MKIKHKDLDIHPKKSVKSKNFKKHRKQGIAVQTTLNKLTNKTPLEPEPSSPIKNSPKDDFGDLFLVFGDNDPPISKHEADGKEGITVQKTPNRLTNKAPLEPEPSSPKKYSSQDDFGDHFDPSKSKHGTPT